One window from the genome of Peptococcaceae bacterium encodes:
- the priA gene encoding primosomal protein N' yields the protein MFADVLILQPKSGQDQVLTYHVPEHTAGVEGGRLVVVPLKQHKKRGLVLRVFDERPAVRANIKPVESVLDEWMSLTSTGLEIAIWLSEYYVCSLNKAVSLFLPPAMRQKEKEIEVFVAGSREPFEHLLLGKMEEDILSLLKEEGAATRERISRCFGPDVKQSLEFLSKNRLIELQRKIIPPKTEKKTGRNGLPAERMDSRRPEVLNCEQQLVFDKIYSSIIKRETKKWLLFGVAGSGKTEIYLRVMEEILKLGRQVLYLVPEIALTPQVASLLLGSFGEKVAVLHSGMSGGERFDEWLRIRKGEARIVLGPRSAVFSPFTDLGLIIIDEEHENTYKQNEPDPRYDARKVALELADRFRALLVMGSATPSLLSFKLALQGNYELLRLQTRAASRPLPEVTIIDMKKDRREGNGGIFSSYLQEALKKVVAQGEQAILFMNRRGFHTFLLCRECGKTMNCPRCSISLTYHRSGNSILCHYCGYKRAVPVRCPLCGSHFLNYYGTGTERVAQELERFLPGIRYARMDADTTKTKGSHTRILKEFQQKKSQVLIGTQMVAKGLDFPGVTLVGIINADALLNIPDYQGAERAYQLMAQVAGRAGRGKIKGEVIIQAYSTENYVYPAVARHDYEAFFKKEIEDRRVLKYPPFYHLVRILVSGTEEKKVMERVDYLSKMLKIKIGTNVEVDTEIIGPAPAPLYLLKGRCRHHLLLKGKRLERLQELAAAVRETTKKLSLEPRVIIDVEPQNLL from the coding sequence ATGTTTGCAGATGTATTAATCCTGCAGCCGAAGAGCGGTCAGGACCAGGTGCTGACATACCATGTGCCGGAACACACGGCCGGAGTTGAGGGCGGCCGCCTGGTCGTCGTGCCCTTAAAGCAGCATAAAAAAAGAGGACTTGTCCTCAGGGTGTTCGACGAGAGACCGGCTGTCAGAGCGAATATTAAACCGGTGGAAAGCGTCCTGGACGAGTGGATGTCTCTAACGAGCACCGGTCTTGAGATAGCCATCTGGCTAAGCGAGTATTATGTGTGTTCACTTAATAAAGCCGTGTCTTTATTCCTTCCGCCGGCCATGAGGCAAAAGGAAAAGGAGATCGAGGTGTTTGTTGCCGGCAGCAGGGAACCGTTCGAACATTTGCTCCTGGGGAAAATGGAGGAGGATATTTTATCGCTTCTCAAAGAAGAGGGCGCGGCAACACGAGAAAGAATAAGCAGGTGTTTCGGTCCGGACGTGAAGCAGTCGCTGGAGTTCCTTTCGAAAAACAGGCTTATTGAACTGCAAAGAAAAATAATACCGCCAAAAACAGAAAAGAAAACCGGAAGAAATGGTCTCCCTGCGGAAAGAATGGACAGCCGCAGACCTGAGGTCTTGAATTGCGAACAGCAGCTTGTTTTCGATAAAATATATTCATCTATAATAAAACGTGAAACAAAAAAGTGGCTGCTGTTTGGGGTTGCCGGAAGCGGCAAGACGGAAATATATCTCAGGGTCATGGAAGAAATCTTAAAGCTTGGGCGGCAGGTTCTTTACCTTGTGCCAGAGATTGCCTTGACACCGCAGGTTGCTTCTCTCCTTCTGGGATCCTTCGGAGAGAAGGTGGCTGTTTTGCACAGCGGCATGTCTGGCGGCGAAAGATTTGACGAGTGGCTGCGGATCAGGAAGGGAGAGGCGAGGATTGTCCTGGGTCCACGCTCGGCTGTATTTTCTCCGTTCACCGACCTGGGATTGATCATTATTGATGAAGAACATGAAAACACCTATAAACAAAACGAACCGGACCCGCGTTATGATGCCAGGAAGGTGGCGCTTGAACTGGCCGATCGCTTCAGGGCACTCCTGGTAATGGGTTCCGCCACGCCCTCCTTGTTGTCATTTAAACTTGCCCTGCAAGGGAACTACGAATTGCTGCGCCTTCAGACGAGGGCAGCGTCCCGCCCCCTGCCGGAAGTAACAATAATTGATATGAAAAAAGATAGAAGAGAAGGAAACGGCGGAATTTTCAGCAGTTATCTTCAAGAGGCTTTGAAAAAGGTTGTTGCCCAGGGGGAGCAGGCTATTTTATTCATGAACAGGAGAGGGTTTCATACATTTCTTTTATGCCGCGAATGCGGGAAAACGATGAACTGCCCGCGCTGCTCGATTTCTTTAACTTACCACCGGTCAGGAAACAGCATATTGTGCCATTACTGCGGGTACAAAAGAGCTGTGCCCGTAAGGTGCCCTTTATGCGGGAGCCATTTCCTGAATTATTACGGTACAGGCACGGAAAGGGTGGCCCAGGAACTGGAAAGGTTTTTGCCGGGTATCAGGTATGCCCGGATGGATGCGGATACGACCAAGACCAAAGGCAGTCATACCAGGATTCTCAAGGAGTTCCAGCAAAAGAAAAGCCAGGTCCTGATCGGCACGCAAATGGTTGCCAAGGGCCTGGACTTTCCAGGCGTTACCCTGGTAGGGATCATCAACGCCGATGCGCTTTTGAACATACCGGATTACCAGGGCGCGGAAAGGGCTTACCAACTCATGGCCCAGGTTGCCGGGAGGGCGGGCCGCGGTAAAATAAAAGGAGAAGTGATCATACAGGCTTACAGCACAGAGAACTACGTGTACCCGGCAGTGGCGCGCCATGACTACGAAGCATTTTTCAAAAAGGAGATTGAAGACCGCCGGGTGTTGAAATACCCGCCGTTTTATCACCTGGTGAGGATACTTGTGAGCGGGACGGAAGAGAAAAAAGTCATGGAAAGGGTAGATTATTTATCAAAAATGCTTAAAATAAAAATAGGTACAAATGTTGAAGTTGATACCGAAATAATCGGACCGGCTCCTGCCCCGCTGTACCTTTTAAAAGGGCGCTGCCGGCATCATCTGCTGTTAAAAGGGAAACGGCTTGAAAGGCTGCAGGAACTGGCAGCCGCAGTTCGCGAAACAACCAAGAAATTGAGTCTGGAACCGCGGGTAATAATTGATGTTGAACCGCAAAACCTGCTTTAA
- a CDS encoding DUF370 domain-containing protein has translation MSIKLINIGFGNIVSANRIIAIVSPESAPIKRIIQEARDRGMLIDATYGRRTRAVVIMDSDHVVLSAVQPETVANRLGTKESLPVEDPLM, from the coding sequence ATGTCTATTAAATTGATAAATATCGGCTTCGGGAACATAGTTTCGGCCAACCGCATCATTGCCATTGTCAGTCCGGAATCGGCACCGATCAAGAGGATAATTCAGGAAGCCCGCGACAGGGGAATGCTGATTGATGCCACATATGGAAGGCGGACGCGGGCAGTAGTTATTATGGACAGCGATCACGTTGTTTTGTCTGCTGTCCAGCCGGAGACTGTTGCTAACAGGCTGGGAACCAAAGAGTCGCTGCCAGTAGAAGATCCTCTTATGTAA
- the gmk gene encoding guanylate kinase — protein sequence MCNLADNRGSRGNLIVLSGPSGVGKGTICRELLKKCPDLTYSVSATTRKMRPGETDGREYFFYNVDEFLHLVKKGAFLEWARVYDNYYGTPREFVEKITGEGKDCILEIDVQGALQVKREKPEGVFIFIAPPSKEELVRRITGRGTEDKVEIKKRLDQADGEMAHLAEYDYLVVNDEVSLAVARIQCIITAERCRVHKKSR from the coding sequence ATGTGCAACCTCGCTGACAATCGTGGTTCCAGGGGTAACCTGATAGTTCTTTCCGGCCCTTCCGGGGTTGGCAAAGGGACTATCTGCCGTGAGCTTTTAAAAAAGTGCCCCGACCTGACCTATTCCGTTTCTGCTACCACCAGGAAGATGCGTCCAGGTGAAACTGACGGTAGAGAGTATTTCTTTTACAATGTGGATGAGTTTCTTCACCTGGTTAAAAAAGGCGCTTTCTTGGAATGGGCCAGGGTATATGACAATTACTACGGCACTCCCCGGGAGTTTGTTGAAAAAATAACGGGGGAAGGCAAGGACTGCATTTTAGAAATAGATGTCCAGGGAGCCCTGCAGGTGAAAAGAGAAAAGCCGGAAGGAGTGTTCATCTTTATTGCGCCGCCTTCTAAGGAAGAACTTGTTCGCAGGATTACCGGGCGAGGGACCGAAGACAAGGTAGAAATTAAAAAGAGACTGGATCAAGCGGACGGGGAGATGGCCCATCTGGCGGAATACGATTACTTGGTAGTAAACGATGAAGTATCTCTGGCCGTTGCCAGGATACAATGCATTATTACGGCCGAAAGATGCCGGGTACATAAAAAAAGCAGGTAA
- the rpoZ gene encoding DNA-directed RNA polymerase subunit omega, whose product MRQPSIDELMKKVDSKYALVVAAAKRARMLTEGANPLVEKGNNESLKPVSVALEEIAGGKVLFESTKSGIK is encoded by the coding sequence GTGCGCCAGCCTTCAATAGATGAGTTAATGAAAAAAGTCGATTCCAAGTACGCTTTGGTGGTGGCAGCGGCCAAAAGGGCACGCATGTTGACGGAGGGAGCCAATCCCCTGGTGGAAAAAGGGAATAATGAATCATTAAAGCCGGTCAGCGTGGCCCTGGAAGAAATAGCTGGCGGAAAAGTGCTTTTCGAGTCCACCAAGAGCGGCATAAAATAA
- a CDS encoding YicC family protein, with translation MIKSMTGFGRGENTGLHKQVTVEIKSVNHRYNEVLVKLPRQYTLLEENVRREVLKNVSRGRVEVKLNLENAGGDKIKVEVDKELALAYYKALKELATIVDMPLNLRPVEIAQMPDVMKVEETEENLDEIWRDVKPALEQALLVLLEMRKKEGEKLEADFKARIDYLHELHNKIEDRSPFVVSQYRDKLHSRLKEIINSGQVDENRVELEIALFADRSSIDEELTRLKSHFNQFIEALEEDSPVGRKLDFLIQEMHREVNTIGSKASDMEITRHVVEMKCELEKLREQVQNIE, from the coding sequence TTGATTAAAAGCATGACGGGATTCGGCAGGGGGGAAAACACGGGTCTCCACAAGCAGGTGACGGTGGAAATAAAATCGGTGAACCACCGCTACAACGAGGTCCTGGTTAAACTGCCGCGCCAGTATACACTGCTGGAAGAAAATGTGCGCCGGGAAGTGCTAAAAAATGTTTCGCGCGGCAGGGTTGAAGTAAAATTGAATCTGGAAAACGCGGGCGGCGACAAAATCAAGGTTGAAGTTGACAAAGAATTAGCCTTGGCGTATTATAAAGCATTGAAGGAATTGGCAACAATTGTCGATATGCCTTTGAACTTGAGGCCGGTTGAAATCGCCCAGATGCCGGATGTTATGAAAGTGGAGGAAACCGAAGAAAATCTTGATGAAATCTGGCGGGACGTAAAACCTGCCCTTGAACAGGCTCTCCTTGTTTTGCTGGAGATGAGAAAAAAAGAGGGGGAAAAACTGGAAGCCGATTTTAAAGCCCGTATAGATTACTTACATGAACTGCATAACAAGATTGAAGATAGAAGCCCTTTCGTGGTAAGCCAGTACCGGGATAAACTGCACAGCCGGCTAAAAGAAATAATTAACAGCGGCCAAGTTGACGAAAACCGTGTCGAGCTTGAGATTGCGCTCTTTGCGGACAGAAGCAGCATAGACGAAGAACTTACCAGATTAAAAAGCCATTTTAATCAGTTTATAGAAGCTTTAGAAGAAGACAGCCCGGTAGGCCGCAAGCTGGATTTTTTGATCCAGGAAATGCACAGGGAAGTCAACACCATCGGTTCAAAAGCCAGTGACATGGAAATAACCCGGCACGTGGTGGAAATGAAGTGCGAGCTGGAAAAGCTGCGTGAACAGGTACAAAACATTGAATAA
- the coaBC gene encoding bifunctional phosphopantothenoylcysteine decarboxylase/phosphopantothenate--cysteine ligase CoaBC — protein MFKGKNIVVGVTGSIAAYKSAELVSLLKKKEARVYCVMTQAAREFITPLTLRTLSQNPVFTGMFDEPRLWKVEHVGLADSADLVMVVPATANIIGKLCHGIADDLLTTVIMAAKAPVLLAPAMNVNMYMNPIVIENIKKLKEFGYHFVEPEEGELACGYQGKGRLADLETILERAEELLVKERPLCGKKVLVTAGPTREPLDPVRFLTNHSTGKMGYAIARQGRLLGADVTLVSGPSALRPFSGVKLIKVETAQEMKDAVISEYENSDIIIKAAAVGDFRPKTRSVEKIKKQSAGGLCLELENNPDILAELGQRKGSRILVGFAAETTGVIKNAAEKIAKKNLDFIVANDITKPGAGFAGDTNQVTLIFADGREKKLPLMEKDSVAREILEEATRILKERECMLN, from the coding sequence TTGTTCAAGGGGAAAAACATTGTTGTCGGCGTAACGGGCAGCATAGCCGCTTATAAAAGCGCGGAACTGGTCAGCTTGCTGAAAAAGAAAGAAGCCCGGGTATATTGCGTGATGACGCAAGCTGCCCGGGAGTTTATTACTCCTCTTACCCTGCGCACTCTTTCGCAAAACCCCGTCTTTACCGGGATGTTCGATGAACCACGGTTGTGGAAGGTGGAACATGTAGGGCTTGCCGACAGCGCGGACCTGGTGATGGTTGTTCCTGCCACCGCAAATATAATCGGCAAGTTGTGTCACGGGATTGCGGACGACCTGCTCACCACCGTAATTATGGCTGCAAAGGCCCCGGTCCTGCTGGCGCCTGCCATGAACGTCAATATGTATATGAACCCAATTGTTATTGAAAATATAAAAAAATTGAAAGAATTTGGCTACCATTTCGTAGAGCCTGAAGAGGGAGAACTGGCCTGCGGCTACCAGGGCAAAGGGCGCCTGGCTGATCTGGAGACAATTCTGGAACGGGCTGAAGAACTCCTGGTGAAAGAAAGGCCGCTTTGCGGGAAGAAGGTACTGGTAACTGCTGGTCCCACCCGCGAACCACTGGATCCGGTCAGGTTTTTAACCAATCACAGTACGGGGAAAATGGGTTACGCCATCGCCAGGCAGGGGCGCCTGCTTGGCGCTGATGTGACCCTGGTCAGCGGGCCTTCCGCACTCAGGCCGTTTTCAGGCGTCAAGTTAATAAAAGTAGAAACGGCCCAGGAAATGAAGGACGCAGTAATCAGCGAGTACGAAAACAGCGACATAATTATAAAAGCCGCTGCTGTCGGCGATTTCAGGCCAAAAACAAGATCCGTTGAAAAAATAAAGAAACAATCAGCCGGTGGGCTCTGCTTGGAATTGGAAAATAACCCGGACATATTAGCAGAACTGGGACAAAGGAAAGGCTCCAGGATCCTGGTCGGGTTTGCTGCAGAAACCACCGGAGTCATAAAAAACGCGGCTGAAAAAATAGCTAAAAAAAACCTGGACTTTATCGTTGCCAACGACATTACCAAGCCTGGCGCCGGCTTTGCTGGGGATACGAACCAGGTAACCCTTATTTTCGCTGATGGCAGGGAGAAAAAACTCCCCCTGATGGAAAAAGACAGCGTGGCCAGGGAAATTCTAGAAGAGGCAACCAGGATTTTAAAAGAAAGGGAGTGTATGTTGAATTGA
- a CDS encoding LL-diaminopimelate aminotransferase: MEATRIKKLPPYLFARIEKKIEEAREKGIDIVSFGIGDPDQPTPQYIIDELCKEAQNPANHQYPSSVGLLSFRQAVSEYYKKTHGVDLDPKKEVVTLIGSKEGIGHINFCYVDPGDINLIPDPGYPVYGIGTLLAGGEGYPMPLLKENGFLPDLDSIPADVARKAKLMFINYPNNPTGAVAGKDFFSKVVEFAKKYEIIVCHDAAYVELAYGDYEPVSFLEVPGAKDVGIEFGSLSKPFNMTGWRIGWAAGRTDVVESLGRLKSNLDSGQFQAIQYAAIKGLTGPKDGVEKLRGLYKRRLDLVVEGLNKMGWNLPKPKATFYLWAPVPRGFTSASFAEYVLDKAGVIVTPGNGYGQYGEGYFRISVTISDERIKEGLARLEKHLGKVEF, translated from the coding sequence ATGGAAGCGACAAGGATTAAAAAACTGCCACCTTATCTGTTCGCGCGCATTGAGAAGAAGATCGAGGAAGCCAGGGAAAAGGGGATTGACATTGTCAGCTTCGGTATTGGAGACCCCGACCAGCCTACTCCCCAGTACATCATCGACGAACTGTGCAAGGAAGCGCAAAACCCCGCCAACCACCAGTACCCGTCTTCGGTGGGACTGCTTTCTTTCCGTCAGGCGGTTAGCGAGTATTATAAAAAGACGCACGGTGTGGACTTGGACCCTAAAAAAGAAGTGGTAACCCTGATCGGCTCGAAAGAAGGGATAGGACACATCAATTTCTGTTATGTGGACCCTGGCGACATCAACCTAATTCCTGATCCGGGTTATCCCGTTTACGGGATAGGCACACTGCTGGCAGGCGGTGAAGGTTATCCCATGCCGCTTTTGAAAGAGAACGGTTTTCTGCCGGACCTGGACAGCATTCCCGCAGATGTGGCCAGGAAAGCCAAGCTGATGTTTATCAATTATCCCAATAACCCTACCGGCGCCGTGGCCGGGAAGGATTTCTTTTCCAAAGTGGTGGAGTTTGCAAAAAAATACGAGATAATCGTTTGTCATGATGCCGCCTATGTGGAACTCGCTTACGGCGATTACGAGCCGGTAAGCTTCCTTGAAGTTCCCGGGGCCAAGGATGTGGGGATTGAGTTCGGGTCACTTTCCAAACCGTTCAACATGACGGGCTGGCGCATAGGATGGGCTGCCGGCCGGACCGACGTTGTGGAATCGCTCGGCCGCCTCAAGTCAAACCTGGACTCCGGGCAATTCCAGGCCATCCAGTACGCGGCAATAAAAGGGCTGACCGGGCCGAAGGACGGGGTTGAAAAATTGCGCGGTTTATACAAAAGGAGATTGGACCTGGTTGTAGAAGGTTTAAACAAGATGGGTTGGAACTTGCCAAAACCCAAAGCCACCTTTTATTTGTGGGCTCCCGTTCCCCGGGGATTCACTTCGGCCTCTTTTGCCGAGTACGTGCTGGACAAAGCGGGAGTGATTGTTACGCCAGGCAACGGCTACGGCCAGTACGGCGAAGGATATTTCCGCATTTCCGTCACTATTTCCGACGAGCGGATCAAGGAGGGACTGGCTCGCCTGGAAAAACACCTGGGCAAAGTGGAGTTTTAA
- the metK gene encoding methionine adenosyltransferase translates to MSKRLYTSESVTEGHPDKIADQISDGILDALLTEDPMSRVACETSVTTGLVLVFGEITTSCYVDIPKIVRQIVKDIGYTRAKYGFDGDTCAVLTAIDEQSPDIALGVDRSLEAKTGIDAEDEEFEAIGAGDQGMMYGYATNETPEYMPMTISLAHKITRRLAEARKKGIIPYLRPDGKSQVTVEYENGKPVRVDTIVVSTQHSPSVETQNIRDDIIEEIIIPIVPAEMIDRKTRYLINPTGRFVVGGPLGDAGLTGRKIIVDTYGGMARHGGGAFSGKDPTKVDRSAAYAVRHVAKNIVAAGLAEKCEIQVAYAIGVARPVSIMVDTFGTGKFDDEEIVRAVRELFDLRPAAIIKNLDLRRPIYKQVAAYGHFGRTDLDLPWERLDKVGELKKYFKL, encoded by the coding sequence TTGAGCAAAAGACTTTATACATCGGAGTCGGTTACGGAAGGACACCCGGATAAGATAGCGGACCAGATTTCGGACGGCATCCTGGATGCGCTTTTAACGGAAGACCCCATGTCCAGGGTTGCCTGCGAAACGTCGGTAACAACGGGATTGGTGCTTGTTTTCGGAGAAATAACCACAAGCTGTTATGTGGACATTCCCAAAATCGTTAGACAGATTGTAAAGGACATCGGTTATACAAGGGCGAAATACGGTTTCGACGGGGACACATGCGCCGTGCTTACGGCTATCGACGAGCAGTCGCCGGATATTGCCCTTGGTGTGGACAGGTCGCTGGAAGCCAAAACGGGGATAGATGCAGAAGACGAGGAATTTGAAGCTATCGGCGCGGGCGACCAGGGCATGATGTACGGTTATGCGACGAACGAAACGCCAGAATACATGCCTATGACCATCTCCCTGGCCCATAAGATTACCCGGCGGCTGGCCGAGGCGAGAAAAAAAGGAATTATTCCCTACCTCAGGCCGGACGGGAAGTCCCAGGTGACCGTGGAATACGAAAACGGAAAGCCGGTGAGGGTGGATACAATCGTTGTTTCTACGCAGCACAGCCCAAGCGTGGAAACCCAAAACATCAGGGACGATATTATTGAAGAAATTATCATCCCGATTGTTCCTGCCGAAATGATCGACAGGAAAACGCGCTACCTGATAAACCCCACCGGCAGGTTTGTAGTTGGCGGTCCACTCGGCGATGCCGGTCTAACCGGGCGTAAAATCATAGTTGATACTTACGGGGGAATGGCCCGGCACGGCGGAGGGGCTTTCTCCGGCAAGGACCCGACAAAAGTTGACCGTTCCGCCGCGTATGCAGTAAGACACGTGGCCAAAAACATTGTGGCGGCGGGGCTTGCCGAAAAGTGCGAAATACAGGTGGCTTATGCCATTGGAGTGGCCCGTCCTGTCAGCATTATGGTGGATACTTTCGGCACCGGGAAATTTGATGACGAAGAAATAGTAAGGGCCGTACGGGAACTGTTCGACCTGCGGCCGGCGGCGATTATCAAAAACCTCGATCTTCGCAGGCCAATATACAAGCAGGTAGCGGCTTACGGGCATTTCGGACGCACTGACCTTGACCTGCCCTGGGAAAGACTGGACAAAGTGGGAGAATTGAAAAAATACTTTAAACTATAA